The following are encoded together in the Ralstonia insidiosa genome:
- a CDS encoding ester cyclase: MPAHPVLRPVLLATTALALLAALPAFAADDELVRPQHLAAPDTPQAAATVLAARRYATFWHTGDARYATQALSPDFADRTLPAGRVQGPQGPLDASRAFRAAVPDMRVEIEDMVVAGDRVAVHLRFRGHFTGEFGHTHGQNQPIDFQAFDLYRVADGKIAENWHLEDNQTLLGQMGLQP, from the coding sequence ATGCCCGCTCACCCCGTCCTCCGCCCCGTCCTGCTGGCCACCACCGCACTGGCGCTGCTTGCCGCACTACCGGCATTCGCCGCAGACGACGAACTCGTCCGCCCACAACATCTGGCCGCCCCGGACACACCGCAAGCTGCGGCCACCGTGCTGGCGGCACGCCGCTACGCCACCTTCTGGCATACCGGCGATGCGCGCTATGCCACGCAGGCGCTGTCGCCCGACTTTGCCGACCGCACGCTGCCCGCAGGGCGTGTGCAGGGCCCGCAAGGCCCGCTTGACGCTTCCCGAGCCTTCCGCGCCGCCGTGCCCGACATGCGTGTGGAAATCGAAGACATGGTTGTGGCCGGCGACCGTGTGGCCGTACATCTGCGCTTTCGCGGACACTTCACCGGCGAGTTCGGGCACACGCACGGGCAGAACCAGCCCATCGACTTCCAGGCATTCGATCTGTACCGCGTGGCCGACGGCAAGATCGCCGAAAACTGGCACCTGGAAGACAACCAGACGCTGCTGGGGCAGATGGGATTGCAGCCCTGA
- a CDS encoding DUF2167 domain-containing protein — protein MGMGFQGALRAWASALACTGVMGLMGAAAAHAQSAPSAGPNPEQEIKQAWAAAKASAKAGPTSIELRDQAALKIGANQVFIPQPAAGQLMHAMGNGNNQDLLGLVMPTDEESDWMVIAEYEASGYIKDDDAKDWNVDDLFKSLKEGTAAANEEREKRGIPALEIQGWVERPHYDAATHRLIWSMAARSKGQPDNEPESVNYNTYALGRDGYISLNLITASDHVNADKPAVQKLLADLDFKDGKRYTDFNAKTDKVAEYGLAALVGGIAAKKLGLFAVIAAFLAKFAKVAILAVAGFGAAIAKFFKRKPSA, from the coding sequence ATGGGAATGGGGTTTCAGGGCGCACTGCGCGCCTGGGCGAGCGCGCTCGCCTGCACCGGGGTGATGGGGCTGATGGGTGCAGCCGCCGCGCACGCACAATCGGCACCATCGGCTGGTCCGAATCCGGAACAGGAAATCAAGCAGGCCTGGGCTGCCGCCAAGGCCAGTGCAAAGGCGGGGCCCACGTCGATCGAACTGCGTGACCAGGCCGCCCTCAAGATCGGCGCGAACCAAGTCTTCATCCCGCAGCCGGCCGCTGGCCAGCTCATGCACGCCATGGGCAACGGCAACAACCAGGACTTGCTCGGCCTGGTCATGCCCACCGACGAAGAAAGCGACTGGATGGTGATTGCCGAGTACGAGGCGTCGGGCTACATCAAGGACGACGACGCCAAAGACTGGAACGTCGACGACCTGTTCAAGTCGCTCAAGGAAGGCACCGCTGCCGCCAACGAAGAGCGCGAGAAGCGCGGTATCCCCGCGCTGGAGATCCAGGGCTGGGTTGAGCGCCCGCACTATGACGCCGCCACGCACCGCCTGATCTGGTCGATGGCCGCGCGCTCCAAGGGCCAGCCCGACAACGAGCCGGAATCGGTCAACTACAACACCTACGCGCTGGGCCGCGACGGCTACATCAGCCTGAACCTGATCACCGCAAGCGACCACGTCAACGCCGACAAGCCCGCCGTGCAGAAGCTGCTGGCTGACCTCGACTTCAAGGACGGCAAGCGCTACACCGACTTCAACGCCAAGACCGACAAGGTGGCCGAGTACGGCCTGGCTGCGCTGGTGGGTGGCATCGCTGCCAAGAAGCTCGGCCTGTTTGCCGTGATTGCCGCCTTCCTGGCCAAGTTTGCCAAGGTGGCGATCCTGGCCGTGGCGGGCTTTGGCGCGGCGATTGCCAAGTTCTTCAAGCGCAAGCCGAGCGCCTGA
- a CDS encoding site-2 protease family protein, which produces MTKLLILLFSGLKFGKLLTTGGTMLLSVVVYAFAFGWRYAVGFVVLLFIHEIGHFMAARQRGLAVGAPTFIPFVGAWIDLKEQPMDVETEAYIGLAGPVAGTVGAMLCYGLARYTDSQLLLALAYAGCFLNLFNLIPMSPFDGGRITAVLSPRIWFLGVPVLVALFMWRPSPILILIAVLAVPQLMKAWRYDPNAPENRAYYSISNESRLTYTVYYIGLVVFLAMMSHELHDMLGSVRA; this is translated from the coding sequence ATGACCAAACTGCTGATCCTGCTGTTCTCGGGGCTCAAGTTCGGCAAGCTGCTGACCACCGGCGGCACGATGCTGCTGTCGGTGGTGGTGTATGCCTTTGCGTTCGGCTGGCGCTATGCGGTGGGCTTTGTGGTGCTGCTGTTCATCCACGAAATTGGGCACTTCATGGCCGCACGCCAGCGCGGGCTGGCCGTGGGTGCACCCACCTTCATCCCGTTCGTGGGCGCATGGATCGACCTCAAAGAGCAACCAATGGATGTCGAGACCGAGGCGTACATCGGCCTGGCAGGCCCCGTTGCGGGCACGGTTGGGGCGATGCTCTGCTACGGTCTCGCGCGCTATACCGACAGCCAGTTGCTGCTCGCCCTGGCTTACGCCGGTTGCTTCCTGAACCTGTTCAACCTGATCCCGATGTCGCCGTTTGATGGCGGGCGGATTACGGCGGTGCTGTCGCCGCGCATCTGGTTTTTGGGGGTGCCGGTGCTGGTGGCGCTGTTCATGTGGCGGCCGAGCCCGATCCTGATCCTGATCGCCGTGCTGGCCGTGCCGCAGTTGATGAAGGCGTGGCGCTACGATCCCAACGCGCCGGAAAACCGCGCGTACTACAGCATCTCCAACGAGTCGCGCCTGACCTACACGGTGTACTACATCGGCCTGGTCGTCTTCCTGGCGATGATGAGTCACGAGTTGCACGACATGCTGGGCAGCGTGCGCGCATAA
- the sodB gene encoding superoxide dismutase [Fe], protein MAHTLPPLPYALDALAPTISKETLEFHYGKHHQTYVTNLNNLIPGTEFENLSLEDIVKKSSGGIFNNAAQVWNHTFYWNGLKPNGGGAPTGALADAINAKWGSFDKFKEEFTKTAVGTFGSGWAWLVKKADGSLDLVSTSNAATPLTTDAKPLLTCDVWEHAYYIDYRNARPKYVEAFWTLVNWDFVAANFA, encoded by the coding sequence ATGGCCCACACGCTCCCCCCGCTGCCGTACGCACTCGACGCTCTGGCGCCGACCATCTCCAAGGAAACCCTGGAGTTCCACTACGGCAAGCACCACCAGACCTACGTCACGAACCTGAACAACCTGATCCCGGGTACCGAGTTCGAGAACCTGAGCCTGGAAGACATCGTCAAGAAGTCCTCGGGCGGCATCTTCAACAACGCCGCACAGGTGTGGAACCACACGTTCTACTGGAACGGCCTGAAGCCGAACGGCGGCGGCGCTCCGACCGGCGCGCTGGCTGATGCCATCAACGCCAAGTGGGGCAGCTTCGACAAGTTCAAGGAAGAGTTCACCAAGACGGCCGTTGGCACCTTCGGTTCGGGCTGGGCCTGGCTGGTGAAGAAGGCTGACGGCTCGCTGGACCTGGTGTCCACCTCGAACGCCGCTACGCCGCTGACCACCGACGCCAAGCCGCTGCTGACCTGCGACGTGTGGGAACACGCCTACTACATCGACTACCGCAACGCGCGTCCGAAGTACGTCGAAGCGTTCTGGACGCTGGTGAACTGGGACTTCGTCGCTGCAAACTTCGCCTAA
- the xseA gene encoding exodeoxyribonuclease VII large subunit, giving the protein MDASAPAARAPQTTQATPAPSSPTRSGQDVLTVSEVNRRIAGLLERNFPLGWVRGEISNFTRAASGHWYFSLKDAGAQIRCVMFKGRNQCADFTPREGEAVEVRALVTMYEARGELQLSVEGIRRAGLGNLYEAFLRLKAALEAQGLFDPARKRPLPRHPRAIGVVTSLQAAALRDVLTTLRRRAPHVPVIVYPVPVQGAGASERIAAMLDTVNARAEVDVVILCRGGGSIEDLWAFNEEPVARAVAASEIPIVAGVGHETDVTIVDFVADVRAPTPTGAAELVSPDRARMLRDVGRDWDALSAQFRRQLDRRAQTVDWLARRLRSPQAQMRERRTQLSHLEGRLRFALTGRVQRAEHVQRLLTMRLTAARPDVTRQRTVLQQAEAALARAMRDTLARSQERLARQHTGLELLAPQRTLERGYAVLLDAKGHAIRDPNALHARARIEARLAQGAVDIEIAQVQPKLDM; this is encoded by the coding sequence ATGGATGCTTCCGCCCCTGCGGCGAGAGCACCGCAGACCACTCAAGCGACGCCGGCGCCGTCCTCGCCTACCAGGAGCGGCCAGGACGTGCTGACCGTCAGCGAGGTCAACCGACGGATTGCCGGGTTGCTTGAACGCAACTTTCCGCTGGGCTGGGTGCGTGGCGAGATCTCCAACTTCACGCGCGCGGCCAGTGGCCACTGGTATTTCTCGCTCAAGGACGCCGGCGCACAGATCCGCTGTGTGATGTTCAAGGGCCGCAACCAGTGCGCCGATTTCACCCCGCGCGAGGGCGAAGCCGTCGAGGTGCGCGCGCTGGTCACGATGTACGAGGCGCGTGGCGAGTTGCAACTGAGCGTCGAGGGCATCCGCCGGGCCGGGCTGGGCAATCTGTACGAAGCCTTCCTGCGACTGAAGGCCGCGCTGGAGGCGCAAGGGCTGTTTGACCCGGCGCGCAAGCGGCCGCTGCCAAGGCATCCGCGTGCCATCGGGGTTGTCACTTCATTGCAGGCGGCGGCTTTGCGTGACGTGCTGACCACGCTGCGCCGGCGGGCGCCGCATGTGCCCGTGATCGTCTATCCGGTACCGGTGCAGGGCGCGGGTGCTTCTGAGCGCATCGCCGCCATGCTCGATACGGTCAATGCCCGGGCAGAAGTCGATGTCGTCATCCTGTGCCGGGGCGGCGGCAGCATTGAAGACCTGTGGGCCTTCAACGAAGAACCCGTCGCGCGGGCTGTGGCAGCTTCGGAGATTCCCATCGTGGCGGGCGTCGGGCATGAAACCGATGTGACCATCGTCGATTTTGTGGCCGATGTGCGCGCACCCACGCCCACCGGTGCCGCAGAACTTGTCAGCCCGGACCGGGCCCGCATGCTGCGCGACGTGGGGCGTGACTGGGATGCGCTGTCCGCGCAGTTCCGCCGCCAACTGGACCGCCGCGCCCAGACCGTCGACTGGCTCGCGCGCCGCTTGCGCAGCCCGCAGGCGCAGATGCGCGAGCGCCGCACGCAACTGTCACATCTGGAAGGGCGCCTGCGCTTTGCCCTGACTGGCCGCGTGCAGCGTGCCGAGCACGTGCAGCGCCTGCTGACGATGCGCCTGACGGCGGCCCGCCCGGACGTCACCCGCCAGCGCACTGTGCTGCAGCAGGCCGAAGCCGCGCTGGCGCGCGCCATGCGTGACACGCTGGCCCGGTCGCAGGAGCGCCTGGCGCGGCAGCACACCGGTCTGGAGCTGCTGGCACCGCAGCGCACCCTGGAACGCGGTTACGCGGTACTGCTCGATGCGAAGGGTCACGCCATCCGCGATCCGAACGCGTTGCATGCCCGGGCGCGCATCGAGGCACGGCTGGCGCAGGGCGCGGTCGACATCGAGATCGCCCAGGTGCAGCCCAAGCTCGATATGTGA
- a CDS encoding MotA/TolQ/ExbB proton channel family protein has protein sequence MFSIIQAAGWPIWPLLIASVLALALIIERFVALQRKKIIPPKVYDEALAVAHQRKATPEVVNTLEQSSPLGRLLAAALRHVVLHPNTTRDAAKEVVEEAGQNVAHRLERYLNALGTIASVAPLMGLFGTVVGMIEIFGSQTAAGTNPQTLAHGISVALYNTALGLVVAIPTLIFWRYFRGVVDNYVAELEHLSTMYLDAILPPRRG, from the coding sequence GTGTTTTCCATCATTCAAGCTGCCGGCTGGCCGATCTGGCCGCTGTTGATCGCCTCGGTGCTCGCCCTCGCGCTCATCATCGAACGCTTCGTTGCCTTGCAGCGCAAGAAGATCATTCCGCCCAAGGTCTATGACGAGGCGCTGGCCGTCGCGCATCAGCGCAAGGCCACGCCGGAAGTCGTGAACACACTGGAACAAAGCTCGCCGCTGGGCCGCCTGCTGGCCGCCGCGCTGCGCCACGTGGTGCTGCATCCCAACACCACGCGCGACGCCGCTAAGGAAGTCGTGGAAGAAGCCGGCCAGAACGTGGCCCACCGCCTGGAGCGCTATCTGAATGCGCTCGGCACGATCGCCTCGGTAGCGCCGCTGATGGGCCTGTTCGGCACCGTGGTCGGCATGATCGAGATCTTCGGCAGCCAAACCGCTGCGGGCACCAACCCGCAAACCCTGGCGCACGGTATCTCCGTCGCCCTGTACAACACGGCGCTGGGCCTGGTCGTGGCCATCCCGACGCTGATCTTCTGGCGCTACTTCCGCGGCGTGGTGGATAACTACGTGGCCGAGCTGGAGCACCTGTCGACCATGTACCTCGACGCGATCCTGCCGCCGCGGCGCGGTTGA
- a CDS encoding ExbD/TolR family protein, translating to MRFRPRHAREEPEINLIPLIDVLLVILIFLMITTTYSRYTELKVNLPTADAEKATERPGQIVVSVTANGVYSVDKQVLDTRDVTSLADALHAAADKAGGREPIVVVNADAQAAHQAVVNVMEAARVAGLSHLTFATQTGNASR from the coding sequence ATGCGCTTCCGCCCGCGCCACGCTCGCGAAGAGCCGGAGATCAACCTGATCCCGCTGATCGACGTGCTGCTCGTGATCCTCATCTTCCTGATGATCACGACCACGTATTCCCGCTATACCGAACTGAAGGTCAACCTGCCAACCGCCGACGCTGAAAAGGCGACCGAGCGCCCAGGTCAGATCGTCGTGTCTGTGACTGCCAACGGGGTCTACTCGGTAGACAAACAGGTGCTCGACACGCGCGACGTGACCAGCCTGGCCGACGCCCTGCACGCTGCTGCGGACAAGGCGGGCGGCCGCGAGCCCATCGTCGTCGTCAATGCCGATGCGCAAGCCGCGCACCAGGCCGTGGTGAATGTGATGGAAGCCGCTCGCGTGGCTGGCCTCTCGCACCTGACCTTTGCTACACAAACCGGCAACGCTTCTCGATAA
- the lpxK gene encoding tetraacyldisaccharide 4'-kinase, translating into MPVAQHRLASFVTRQWQQRGWFAWVMRPLSWLFGGVSALRRLLFRLGLMRSVRLPMPVVVVGNVTVGGAGKTPAVIALASALADAGMRPGIVSRGYGVKLKHPRPVREHSRAEDVGDEPLLIARATDLPVWVFPDRVLCAQTLLASHPGCNVIVCDDGLQHYRLRRDIEIIVFDTRMGGNGFLLPAGPLREPMTRKRDATLINDPNYRATPDRPNIFGMHLTLQDAYNLADPALRRPLAQFTRVEGEQLLAAAGIGNPERFFASLRAEGLKPSTLPLPDHYDFANNPFADSAAEVILITEKDAVKCGHLDDPRIWVVPTTPVVDPALVEQVCQRVRALADRATTKASAQ; encoded by the coding sequence ATGCCCGTCGCCCAGCACCGTCTCGCCAGCTTCGTCACCCGCCAATGGCAGCAACGGGGCTGGTTCGCGTGGGTGATGCGGCCGCTGTCGTGGCTGTTTGGCGGCGTAAGTGCCTTGCGCCGGCTGCTGTTCCGCTTGGGCTTGATGCGCTCGGTGCGCCTGCCGATGCCAGTGGTGGTCGTGGGCAACGTCACCGTGGGCGGCGCCGGCAAGACGCCCGCCGTGATTGCGCTGGCGTCGGCACTGGCCGATGCGGGCATGCGTCCGGGCATCGTCTCGCGCGGCTACGGTGTGAAGCTCAAGCACCCGCGCCCGGTGCGCGAGCATTCCCGTGCGGAAGACGTGGGCGACGAGCCGTTGCTCATCGCCCGCGCCACCGATCTGCCGGTGTGGGTCTTCCCCGACCGCGTGCTGTGCGCACAGACACTGCTGGCCTCACACCCGGGTTGCAACGTCATCGTGTGCGACGACGGCCTGCAACACTACCGCCTGCGCCGCGACATCGAAATCATCGTGTTCGACACGCGCATGGGCGGCAACGGCTTCCTGCTGCCTGCCGGCCCCCTGCGCGAACCGATGACGCGCAAGCGCGACGCCACGCTCATCAACGACCCGAACTACCGCGCCACGCCCGACCGCCCGAACATCTTCGGCATGCACCTCACGCTGCAGGACGCATACAACTTGGCCGACCCAGCGCTGCGCCGACCGCTCGCCCAGTTCACCCGCGTTGAAGGCGAACAACTGCTGGCCGCTGCCGGCATCGGCAACCCCGAGCGCTTCTTCGCCTCGCTGCGCGCCGAGGGCCTCAAGCCCAGCACCCTGCCGCTGCCCGATCACTACGACTTCGCGAACAACCCGTTCGCCGACAGCGCCGCCGAGGTGATCCTGATCACCGAAAAGGATGCCGTAAAATGCGGCCATCTCGACGACCCGCGCATCTGGGTGGTGCCGACCACACCGGTGGTCGACCCGGCACTGGTTGAACAGGTCTGCCAGCGCGTACGCGCCCTGGCCGATCGCGCTACCACCAAGGCGAGCGCACAATAA
- a CDS encoding Trm112 family protein has translation MDNRLLEILVCPLCKGALQHDRANNELICHVDKLAYPIRDGIPVMLADEARQTVEGTPVDPA, from the coding sequence ATGGACAATCGCCTGCTCGAAATCCTCGTCTGCCCGCTGTGCAAGGGCGCGCTGCAACACGACCGCGCCAACAACGAACTGATCTGCCACGTCGACAAGCTGGCCTACCCGATCCGCGACGGTATTCCCGTCATGCTGGCTGACGAAGCCCGCCAGACCGTGGAAGGCACCCCGGTCGATCCGGCCTGA
- the kdsB gene encoding 3-deoxy-manno-octulosonate cytidylyltransferase: MSHAPFVAVIPARLASTRLPNKPLADIGGKPMVVRVAERAHQSSAARVVVATDAASVADACMQHHVEAVLTRADHASGTDRLAEVATVLGLPDDAIVVNVQGDEPLIAPTLIDNVAAHLRDHPDCAIATAAHPIHDAADVFNPNVVKVVLDAAERALLFSRAPLPWARDVWTPAVLTQPAAQRPLPAMPVLRHIGIYAYRAGFLRRFPQLAAAPLEQTEQLEQLRAMWHGERIAVLTTDDAPAAGVDTPEDLARVRAAWSELLAQDGP, translated from the coding sequence ATGTCGCACGCACCGTTCGTCGCCGTCATTCCCGCGCGGCTGGCATCCACGCGATTGCCCAACAAGCCGCTGGCCGACATCGGCGGCAAGCCGATGGTCGTGCGCGTGGCTGAACGCGCGCATCAGTCGTCCGCCGCGCGCGTGGTGGTCGCCACCGACGCCGCGTCGGTCGCCGATGCCTGCATGCAGCATCACGTGGAAGCCGTGCTCACGCGCGCCGACCACGCCTCCGGCACCGACCGCCTGGCCGAAGTGGCCACCGTGCTGGGGCTGCCCGATGACGCCATCGTCGTCAACGTGCAAGGCGATGAACCGCTGATCGCCCCGACGCTGATCGACAATGTGGCCGCCCACCTGCGCGACCACCCGGATTGCGCCATCGCCACCGCCGCCCACCCGATCCACGACGCTGCCGACGTGTTCAACCCGAATGTCGTCAAGGTCGTATTGGATGCGGCAGAGCGTGCGCTGCTGTTCTCGCGCGCCCCACTGCCCTGGGCACGTGATGTCTGGACGCCCGCCGTGCTGACGCAACCCGCCGCGCAGCGCCCGCTGCCTGCCATGCCGGTGCTGCGCCATATCGGCATCTACGCGTATCGCGCTGGTTTCCTGCGCCGCTTCCCGCAACTGGCCGCCGCACCGCTCGAACAAACCGAGCAGCTCGAGCAGCTGCGCGCCATGTGGCACGGTGAACGCATCGCTGTGCTCACCACCGACGACGCCCCGGCCGCTGGTGTCGACACGCCGGAAGACCTCGCCCGCGTGCGCGCCGCCTGGAGTGAACTGCTGGCCCAGGACGGCCCCTGA
- the adk gene encoding adenylate kinase translates to MRLILLGAPGAGKGTQAKFICEKFGIPQISTGDMLRAAVKAGTPLGIEAKKVMDAGGLVSDDIIIGLVKDRLQQPDCKNGYLFDGFPRTIPQAEAMKDAAVAIDYVLEIDVPFDAIIERMSGRRVHVASGRTYHIKFNPPKTEGVDDETGEPLIQRDDDKEETVRKRLDVYEKQTRPLVDYYSQWAANGNDTAKVAPPKYRKITGVGSVDEITARAFSALQD, encoded by the coding sequence ATGCGGTTGATTCTGTTGGGCGCGCCCGGCGCCGGCAAAGGTACGCAAGCCAAATTCATCTGCGAGAAGTTCGGCATTCCGCAGATCTCCACTGGCGACATGCTGCGCGCGGCCGTCAAGGCCGGCACCCCGCTGGGTATCGAAGCCAAGAAAGTGATGGATGCCGGCGGCCTCGTGTCGGACGACATCATCATCGGCCTGGTGAAAGACCGCCTGCAACAGCCTGACTGCAAGAACGGCTACCTGTTCGACGGCTTCCCGCGCACCATCCCGCAAGCGGAAGCCATGAAGGATGCTGCCGTGGCGATTGACTACGTGCTGGAAATCGACGTGCCGTTCGACGCCATCATCGAGCGCATGAGCGGCCGCCGCGTGCATGTGGCCTCGGGCCGCACGTACCACATCAAGTTCAACCCGCCCAAGACCGAAGGCGTGGACGACGAAACCGGCGAACCGCTGATCCAGCGCGACGACGACAAGGAAGAGACTGTGCGCAAGCGCCTGGACGTGTATGAAAAACAGACGCGTCCGCTGGTGGATTACTACTCGCAGTGGGCCGCCAACGGCAACGACACCGCCAAGGTTGCGCCGCCGAAGTATCGCAAGATCACCGGTGTGGGCAGCGTGGATGAGATCACCGCGCGCGCGTTCAGTGCATTGCAGGACTGA
- a CDS encoding 3-hydroxyacyl-CoA dehydrogenase: MEIRDQVFIVTGGASGLGAGTARTLAEAGGKVVIADLNEAAGTALAQELGGRFVRCDVASEADGQAVVDAATSLGTLRGLVNCAGIATASRTVGKTGPHPLDQFARVINVNLIGTFNMIRLAATAMAGNTPNAGGERGVIINTASVAAFDGQIGQAAYAASKGGVVAMTLAIARDLSRDGIRVMTIAPGIFETPMLLGMPPEVQDALGKMVPFPPRLGKPAEYAQLARAIVENPMLNGETIRLDGAIRMQPK; this comes from the coding sequence ATGGAGATTCGCGATCAGGTATTCATCGTCACCGGCGGGGCATCGGGACTGGGCGCCGGCACGGCACGCACGCTGGCAGAAGCCGGCGGCAAAGTGGTGATTGCTGACCTGAACGAAGCGGCGGGCACGGCGCTGGCGCAGGAGTTGGGCGGCCGCTTCGTGCGCTGCGACGTCGCATCGGAAGCCGATGGGCAGGCCGTGGTCGACGCGGCCACATCGCTGGGCACGCTGCGCGGGCTGGTGAACTGCGCCGGCATCGCAACGGCGTCGCGCACGGTGGGCAAGACGGGGCCGCATCCGCTGGACCAGTTTGCACGCGTAATCAACGTCAACCTGATCGGCACGTTCAACATGATCCGGCTGGCGGCGACGGCCATGGCGGGCAACACACCCAACGCCGGCGGCGAGCGTGGCGTGATCATCAATACGGCGTCGGTGGCGGCGTTCGACGGGCAGATCGGCCAAGCGGCCTATGCAGCGTCCAAGGGCGGTGTGGTGGCGATGACGCTGGCGATTGCACGTGACCTGTCGCGCGACGGCATCCGTGTGATGACGATTGCGCCGGGCATTTTCGAGACGCCGATGTTGCTGGGCATGCCGCCTGAAGTGCAGGATGCGCTGGGCAAGATGGTGCCGTTCCCGCCGCGCCTGGGTAAGCCAGCGGAGTATGCGCAGCTTGCACGCGCCATCGTCGAGAACCCGATGCTCAATGGCGAAACCATCCGCCTGGATGGCGCCATCCGTATGCAGCCGAAGTAA
- a CDS encoding LysR family transcriptional regulator: MNVTLRQLRVFLAVARAHNFSRAGDTIGLTQPAVSRSISELEGELGLKLLDRTTREVVLTEVGRSLATALDRLVADLDDTLHQARQVGEQRRGRVVVASSPTVSTRLMPLYVAECAVRYPDIRMIVRDSVQVDTLQLIRTGGADFGVVVEPLDTEGLWTEPLLTDPFCLVCRRDHPFAQRSSVRWKDLHRTPVVLLDHASGSRPLIDRIFLRHGVQPDVAQEMGHSSAVFGMVDAGIGAGVVPALSLPLPSSSQLVSVPLTPKETRGIVLARRHDRSLSPAAEAAWQMIRRMALPTT, translated from the coding sequence ATGAATGTGACCCTGCGGCAGTTGCGCGTCTTTCTGGCGGTGGCACGTGCGCACAACTTCAGTCGCGCGGGCGACACAATCGGCCTGACGCAGCCGGCCGTGAGCCGTTCAATCTCGGAGCTGGAAGGCGAGTTGGGCCTGAAGCTGCTCGATCGCACCACGCGTGAAGTGGTGCTGACGGAAGTGGGGCGCTCGCTGGCAACTGCGCTCGATCGTCTGGTTGCTGATCTGGACGACACGCTGCATCAAGCGCGCCAGGTGGGCGAACAGCGGCGCGGGCGCGTGGTGGTGGCGTCCAGCCCGACGGTGTCAACGCGTTTGATGCCGCTGTACGTGGCGGAATGCGCGGTGCGCTACCCGGACATCCGCATGATCGTGCGTGACTCCGTGCAGGTCGACACGCTGCAACTGATCCGTACGGGCGGGGCGGATTTCGGTGTGGTGGTGGAGCCGCTCGATACCGAAGGCCTATGGACGGAGCCGCTGCTGACCGACCCGTTCTGCCTCGTTTGCCGTCGCGACCATCCATTCGCCCAGCGCAGCAGCGTGCGCTGGAAAGACCTGCACCGCACGCCGGTCGTGCTGCTCGATCATGCGTCGGGCAGCCGCCCGTTGATCGACCGCATCTTCCTGCGCCACGGGGTGCAGCCCGATGTGGCGCAAGAGATGGGGCATAGCAGTGCCGTGTTCGGCATGGTGGACGCGGGCATTGGCGCGGGCGTGGTGCCGGCGCTGTCGTTGCCGCTGCCGTCGTCGTCGCAACTGGTGTCGGTGCCGCTGACACCCAAGGAGACGCGCGGCATCGTGCTGGCGCGCCGGCATGACCGGTCGCTCTCGCCGGCGGCCGAGGCGGCGTGGCAGATGATTCGCCGGATGGCGCTGCCTACCACCTAA